The following are encoded together in the Flavobacterium sp. TR2 genome:
- a CDS encoding VF530 family protein produces MQNQSKDPLHGITLQKVVETLVDYYGFDTLGELIPIKCFNSNPSVKSSLTFLRKTDWARKKVEELYIKTLPKLS; encoded by the coding sequence ATGCAGAATCAGTCAAAAGATCCTTTACATGGAATTACACTTCAAAAAGTTGTCGAAACATTAGTCGATTATTATGGCTTTGATACTTTGGGCGAATTAATTCCGATAAAGTGTTTTAATTCAAATCCAAGTGTAAAGTCTAGTCTTACTTTTTTAAGAAAAACCGACTGGGCTCGCAAGAAAGTGGAAGAGCTTTATATAAAAACGCTTCCTAAACTTAGCTGA
- a CDS encoding porin family protein, with amino-acid sequence MKKFVTLVSIVLIGLTAKAQDSSQGLKGAWFATSQFGYQQTKTGDVKGTNLSVLPIVGTFITPSIAVGAGIGYINIKSEGYDGTNPNLKTLGNTNLIVIQPLARKYWNVAGSLYFFGQAAIPVITGKEKESNLKVNQVGVSVSGGFDYFVTKNFSVEFSYDLVNFTSTTLKPENGEKTTVTNFGLAHVANVDSYYNTKLGGSAPNLTTPISVGFKFVF; translated from the coding sequence ATGAAAAAGTTTGTAACATTAGTTAGTATCGTGCTAATCGGATTAACTGCTAAAGCTCAGGATTCGTCTCAAGGGTTAAAAGGGGCTTGGTTTGCTACTTCTCAATTTGGTTATCAGCAGACCAAAACAGGAGATGTAAAAGGGACCAATTTGTCAGTGCTTCCAATTGTAGGAACCTTTATTACGCCGTCTATAGCAGTAGGAGCGGGAATAGGCTATATTAACATTAAATCGGAAGGTTATGATGGAACTAATCCAAATCTGAAAACTTTAGGGAATACCAATTTAATTGTTATTCAGCCATTGGCTAGAAAATACTGGAATGTAGCAGGTTCTTTATATTTCTTTGGACAAGCAGCGATACCAGTTATTACAGGAAAAGAAAAAGAAAGCAACTTAAAGGTAAATCAAGTTGGCGTATCAGTATCAGGAGGTTTTGACTATTTTGTGACTAAGAACTTCTCAGTTGAGTTTTCTTATGATTTGGTGAATTTTACTTCTACAACTCTAAAACCAGAGAACGGAGAAAAAACAACTGTTACAAATTTTGGATTAGCCCACGTGGCAAACGTTGATTCCTATTACAATACTAAATTGGGTGGAAGTGCTCCAAACTTAACAACTCCAATTTCTGTTGGATTTAAATTTGTATTCTAA